The Manihot esculenta cultivar AM560-2 chromosome 8, M.esculenta_v8, whole genome shotgun sequence genomic interval CTCGCGGAGATGGCAACTGTTTCTTTCGAAGCTTTATGTTTTCATACCTTGTATGCCTTGTTTATATGTATTTTGTCCAATTTTCgtgcttttttttaaatttattcccaCACATTTCTTTCTCATGGGAATTTGATACTGTAAATAGGAGCATATTTTAGAGACACAAGACCGGGCAGAAGTTGATCAAATCAAAAGAAAGGTGGAAGAATGTAGGAAAACGCTTCAGAGTTTGGGATATGCTGACTTTACATTTGAGGATTTTTTTGCGGTAACCTATTTTGTGCACTTCTTTATTCTGtacttgtatttttttttttcgttagtTTTTGAGTTACGGAAATTCTTCCTTTATGCTGTGGTGTACTTGTATCTAATATGCTTAACCATTCCTCTCAAAGAGACTTATGATCATCGTTTAGGATAATGTCATTGCTGATTCTTGTCTTTGGTTTTACTGTATAACTATAAGATGTTTCTACCTCAACAATGGAGGTTTGAAGTTCTGCTAATTTGATGGATGGGTATAATAGTATCATTGCTGACCTTTTCAGTATGCTTCTCTAAGGGAATGGTAGGCCTGTGTACTTCACTTGAACTCAAGTTGTACATGGGTTTAAATGTCTAATGAATGGTGAAGTTGATACTGAGGGTTTATCTGATTAATAatggggaaaaagaaaaagagaaggaaCGGGAAAATTTTCTGCAATGCAAATTACAAAATACAGTTGAATTTAGCTTAATGTCAatcttttattcttcattttaaaatgaaaaaagttATATTCAATTGCctgttatattatttatataggaAGATCTAATTCCTCTAgcaattttcaaataatttttgttaaaGACTAATGAAGGCTTTCCTTATACCAGCATTTGCTAATTCTTGTCTTAAAATGTTTGCTGTAGTTACTTGCTATAGCTGCAGTGTTATGGTGATTGTAAATTGAATTAACAAATATAGCAAGTGAAAAAGGTATTAAGAATATGACTACAAAAAATGAACGaacaaaatttttagaaaaaggCATAAATTATAGAACTGAATATACCAAATACACAAAGTGAATGCTTTTTATGGAAATTTTGTAATAAGAAGCTACTTACTACAACCCTGTAGTTCTAATCGCTGTACCTGCCAGCAttcctttttatttatcttGGTAACATACGTAAAAAACtgaatgataaaaaattttccagCTATTCCTGGAGCAGTTGGACTGTGTCCTTCAGGGAAATGAATCTTCAATCAGGTACCTTTTGTCTTTTGCTTTCTGGTATTTCTGTTAATAATTCTGACAGTGCATTTACTTTGGTATCTTAAGTTTCATTAGACCTTATCTCAAGAAGTTTTGCTTGTAACCATGAACGAACATAATGCATGGAGCATGGTATTccataataaataatttctgcataggatttttttttccctgAGTACGTGCAATGAACTctgtttcattattattattattatttatttacagtCACGATGAGCTCTTAAATAGGAGTCGGGATCAATCAATATCAGACTACGGTAAGCGACTTTAAGGACTTCATGGTATGAATGTGCTCCTCCTCTTAATAAAATATGTCCTAACAGATTTAGTTGGTTAGTTGTCATGTTTTTCAGATTCGTTACCTCTGGGGAAATACGGAAACGCTCCGAGTTTTTTGAACCATTTATATTGGGGTTAATGAATGCAACAGTAGAACAGGTTTGTTCaatgctaattttttttttatttgttacaTTTTCATTTCATTACCAGTTTCTTGTCATTATGGACTTTGGTCTTGGACAGAAAATTAGGGTGATTATAGTCTCTGCACAGCAGCTATGATTACATTTTTAATGTACACTTCTCCATATTTTTGTCCTCGTGCAAATTCTTTCATAGACTTGTTTGTTACTGTAATACCTTGGCTAGACTGTAAGATTATCATTGTTGAAATTCTGTTTCATGTGTTTCTAGAAGTTTGGCCATTGGCTTTATATTTTTGTTAGCATGGAGACCCCAATTTCAATTCTACCTCCCTTTATCTCTCTAATGTTACTATCTGGTTTGGTATAGTTTTGCAAGTCATCTGTGGAACCCATGGGTGAAGAGAGTGACCATGTGCACATTACTGCCCTATCAGATGCCTTGGGTGTGCCTATTCGCATTGTATACCTAGATCGCAGTTCTTGTGATACAGGCGGTGTTAGTGTAAATCATCACGATTTCATTCCTGCGGCTGATGATCTCCCAAATTCTACTAGTGGTGATTCCGTGACCAAGAATCCCTTCATTACTTTGCTTTATCGTCCAGGTCACTATGATATTCTATATGCAAAGTGACTTCTTGCTTACTCTGGTAAGCTAATCTTGAATCTTTCTAGTCATAACGCACTAATAGTCTGTGTGGGAGGGTATGGTGGGGGGCTTCTCCGCTCTTGTCTTTGTAAAACATGTAAACCTCTGTTGAAAATTTTTTGGTTACTGCATCATAGGCACTTAAATGCCAGTTGTTGTCATTAGGATTTAACACCATTCGGTTCTGATACCTGCCTGTAACattattaaaatgttaaattgaatttttcccCTCCTTGAATGATATTAGGTAATAATTTTCATGGATATTTGTTCATTGAATCTTCATATACATATATTGCAGATTGTTAATTGATTCCTGGCAAATTGTGGAGCATGAAGGTAAAAAGGGAGTCATGACAGTAACCCTAGTGTTGTTAAGGCAAAGGCCTAAGCTCATTTGCTTTATGATCTGTAGCTTCTGAAAAATATTCAAATACTTCTGAACCCTTAGAGTGGGGACAGAAATGCAAGGTTGCTAGAAATGCCGGGGACAATCAATTTCACTTCATGGATTAAGCATGTCCTCACCTGGTATTTAATTATGACTGTGAAATTGTTTTGCTAAATGGggaaaattttatgttttcatgGATTAAGCAGGCCCTCACCTGGTCTTTAATCATAACTGTGAAATTGCTTTGCTAAATgggtaaaaatttatattatcctgatttttcttttttcttctccctttttttcttcctttttttttcaagaTTTCTTTTAACAGCTTGCTGCTTTTTTGGTCATATCCATCTGTGAGGGTATCAAAAGCCTGCCATTTCCAGCCATGAGTTTGAGATTTTAGGTGCTAACAGCTACAAAGGTTGGTTTAGTATGTAGTTACCAAGCTTGTTGACACAAGTGTCCCAATATAATTGTTGGCAAAATTAGATCCGCATTGTCATTGCTTCTTTTTGTAGTTGCAATCAATGAATTATTAGAGGAAATTTGCGCAGAGTATTAGCGGAATTCCTGCCAGGGACAATCATGGTCGAGTTATTGAAGTCCAGCCATTCATCTACATAAAGACTGCAATCAGCAAACGAGTATAAATTGTTCGCTTGCTGTTTCTTTCTGGTGCGTCGGCTCATGCTGTTCTCGTCATGCTCTATCATCCTTCATCAATAGACAAGTGCCTTATCAAACTGGCAGATGCCAGATGATAGAACCGTAATTGAATCAAAGCATAAAATAGACCTATATTCGAAGTCTAGCAAATTTTccgaaataaaaaaataaaaaaattaatgatacacagtatttcaaaattttacgaCAAAGAGATCCCTGGCTTTTATATATCAGCAATTACATAAGGGATGAAAGCCCAAAAAAGTATCAAGAAGAAAATGTGTTAGGAGAGCAGCCTCCAGAGAACCTCGGTGAAAGTTTCCTCGTTGCTCAGAAACTCCTATACATCTACTTTATAAATATTACTCTCGAGAGCATCCAAAATTTTGAAGCTTCACTTCGTGCCTCTTTCTTCTCAACCAATCAGAATTTAAAGAAAAACCCAAACGAATCAGAATCTCACTTTTGTTCTGGCTATGAATTACTTTCCCTAAAATTTTTAAGAGCTTCTCAACAACAGAAAAATGTGTATGCTTTCCACCCCAATGTATTAATCAAAGACTTGGGAAGGTACCATTCTCAAATTACTCAATCCTAAGGGGTTAGTTGCCCTCAAAAATAGATGCCTTCCTCAGTCAGATTCCTTACCAGACCCTGATGAAGCATCCCCATTCAAGGGATCCTCCCTGTTTGCCAAACTTAGCAGACATCCTTGCTCGTTCTCCTCATGTGTAATGGTTTTAGGTATCCCAGTTCTAGTTCGGACATTATGCCCCAATGGAAAAGGCACCTACAGATGAGGAAAAGGTCAGCATATGAAATCTCTCAAATCATCTTCTCCCTTTTAACAAGAGAAATTTGGTTTTCCTACATCTTAGAGGAGGGAATCTGAAGCCAATGTTTCAGTACCATTACAAATGCAAAGTACTTTTAGCAGGAAATCCACCTCCAAGTTTGGCAAGAATTTATAGATATATGGCTAACTACTCGCTAGAATCTATAGTGCCTGTGATTGTGTGAAATTCATACCTGATCACCAGCATTGGGGCCATCAGTATTGAATAGAATGGGTCGGCATCGTTTATCCTCATTCATCAAGCTTGAATTCTGGAAATGTGCAACGAGAGCAGCTTTTCCTTGTATGCGAGCATATGCAAGTGATGCTACCTTTTCACTATTGAATTTCTCCCATTTCTTTCCATTAAACACCTGCCATAATTAGATTTTTCCTTTTAGATTTAGCATACCTGCATAAAATTTAAACCCTTTGAGCTTACACAGAACTAACCTGATAGAATGGAATTATCTGGCTTGGGGCAATCATATTGATAAATGCATACCCCACATTGCACTTATTCTACAACAAATGTAAGTCAAGAAGTAGTGCATATGATTACAAAAGTAACATAAACATGACAAGTATGGGTCTCCTGGACCATAAATTTACAGGCTATATATTTCACTTGCCTTGAAATCAATTGGTAGATAAATGAAATCATAAGTTCCTTTATGGTGTTCGTCAATTGTAGCCAGAAGCATTTTTGAAGTATACCTGCAATAACGATCAGATAAGTGTCTTAAATCACAATCGTAAACCACAGTATCTGTGACAATCAATCCATGGAAATGTTAATTTAACTCATCTAAAGTTCAACACAATTTCAAAATCATTGGGCATGTCTAAATCAGATAGTTCAATGGACTAAAAGTTAATCTTTCACAAGACAACcttaaacaattttaaaatagcAACGAGTATTAACATGGTCACAGAAACAAAGGAATGCACCACGTACTTGTTAGGTATATTCTTAATCATAAGTGTGGTTCGGTTATCTTCCCCTTGCAGTATGCGATCTATATCAAGTTCATACTGTTTCTTGTCAGCCTGGTTACTACTGACTTCATTTCTTCGGCTCCTTCCACGTTCATTTGGAGAGTCAAATGAATTGGTCGTAGGAATCATTCGGCTCCTGCCAGAGAAAACTGGGGATCTCTGATGGTGTGGTTGGAATCCTACATGTTCAGGGGGATTTGACAAGTCCACATAGTTACCAGCAACATTCGGGAACATGGTAGGAGATAAAAGTTCCATAGACTGCAGTGAGTTATGAGAAACTCTCAAGCTCCCAAGGGAACCTGGATGAAAACCAGAAGTCTTAAGAGATTCCGCTGCATAAGCGCGTCTCTCCCAGAGAGAGGAATTAACAGTTGGAGCTGATCCCACATGGTGGTTATTTATAGGTAAAATGGAGTTAAGAACAGGAGGTGGTGCTCCAGGAGGTCCATGTAGCCGCAGTCTGGGATGAGCCATTGAAATTCCATTGACAAAGGATGGTGAACTTGGCCATATCAAGCCTGGAGAATGTGGGTGATAGGAGTTATCCCATGCACAATTATGTCCAGGAAGAGAGGGGCTTCCATTAACAGTGGATCCAAAAACTGTAAACAAGAAAGCAATGGACTAAAATAGATATAAAACAATTTGACTGAAATAATTGAATTCTGATTTCCATCTGAAGAAAATCATTAAATATGCATAGTTTCCAAATATTCCGACTTCAATATTAGAATGCAAAGTTAACGAAATGAACTCACATAAGACCTCTTAACCTACAGAGTATCTCTGCATGTAATGAGAACTATGGTAAATAGGATAAGACAGGTCATTTTGACCTTTCTcaccctaaaacatcataggatGCAATTATATGCTGGCACTCATTTAAATAGGAACTTAACTTCCACCAAGATTTTGGAGGTGGAAGAGTCTTGAAAGTAGAAAACTGCAATCATCTCTATCTAATTACAAGTCAAGCAAAGAAGATAACATAAACGAAACTTAGCTTTCGTTGAGCCAAAtagctgttttttttttcctccttaAAATGACATTATAGCTATACAAGTGTGCCAGCAATGGCGAGGCAAGGCAGGAAAATAACGGCTCTGTTGTGTTGCCAAGCTTCTTCTGGTTTTGCTATTTTGGAAGTTTAAAGCAAAATTTGGTGAGAAAAAAGGCAATATTGAAAAGTTTTCTTGTTTCATTTTGTtaatttcctttcctttctcaTGTGAAGTAACCTATATTTATCACTACAGTATTTTGTTAGTATACCAGTTTCATATCAAATTCAGAATATATAAAAAGTGCTTGTTAGGAAGCAAATACAAGAAAAGCACAAAGTCAAACCGAAGGATCCCCCAAGAATAAGTAAAAAGCATTTGGATTGGAAACAATTGCATTTACCCCCATCATTGAATTCAATTGAGCGTCCATCTGTGCCAGTTTTGTGTGACTGCCTGTTATCAATTCTTTCAAGGGGCTTTTGACTTGTGTTTGTAGTCATGCTGCCAAGAGAATTGCAGTGAAGAACGCTTTTCAAACCATTATGGTATTCTGGAAGTGAACGAGGATGAAAAATTTGTGTGCCTTGAAAATCAAAGTTTAATTGACCCTGCATGCGACCAGGCTCAGCAAGGCCAGTTTGATTACCAGCTGATTCAACCCTCAAAAGAGAGGACAAGCTATTAGGAACACTAGAACATTCAGATTCCAGAAATGGGGCTTGTGTTGCAGACGGTAGTCCCAAGGTACTTGCATTATTCATGCTACGGGAAATAACTGCACCATATGGGGGAGCTCCTGTTAACAATGTTTCATAAAAGAATTGAAACAGTAATATTTAGTAAGCAAGTCCATTGGTAATAATCATACCAGGGCCATACTCTGCTGAGTTATTGGGAGCGCTACTCTGATGTGCATGAGGGCCATACTTATCATGTTCCAACCAACTGCAACACAAAAGGACTGCTTAATAGAAGATATAAAGCAGCTATTTCTCTAACCCCAAACAAGGACAACAAAAAGCAAGCATGCAGTATAGACTCTCGGGCTTGATTCATGAGGTACAGCAGTGGGGTTGAGTTAGAGTTggatttatcattttaattaggtcaagcagaagcaaaagcaataCACTGCAAATCTGACCCAAAAACAACTTGGTGCTCGCTCCTTAACCAGCAACCACTGAAACAATAAGAACTATTACACTTTAGATGGTGGAGAGAGTGAGAGAGAGGTTTCTGTTCTGATGCACCTAAATTTGATCATCATTCCAATGAAACTAAAGCAAAATtaggaaggaaaaaaaaaattcaagaaagTAAATGCAGAAAAATATAGTTGGTTAATACCATCTTGAACCCCCTGTATAGCATGGCTCAAGCTTAATTTGCTTCCCTGCAATATTACTCCTGTTCAACGCATGAAGAGCACCTTCTGCAGCTCTAAGATCGTAAAATTCAATGAATTTGTAATGACTTCTGTGTGGGCTTCCGCGAATCTGCAAAGCAAGAACAACATGCATACATGCCTCATTCATAGTTACTCTTTTGTTAAGTGACAAAAATTAGGATACTTACCACCTTAATTTCTCCATATACACCAAAAATCTGATGAAGTTCATCATTTGAAATGGAAGAATCAAGGTTGAAAGCAATAAGGGTCCCCTTATTAATATCTTTATCTGAGGGGTTGTCCTGATAAAAGTGGAAAAATAAGGTACGGAGTCATGCGATAAAACTTGTGCATGTGTCTCAGAAACCTAAAAGACGCTAAACAATGGGAATGCTATTCTGCAACAACCATAATGATGATTGATTTAATAAAAGCACAATCATACATCAGGGAGAACTTCAGGAGCTTACCTTTGGGATTGAGTAGTGAATATCAAGTTTCCTATGCCCAAGTGTTCTATCCTGAAGTGCTTTCATTGCAATCCTTGCAGCTCGAATATCATAATAGGAGATCATAACAAAACCACGATGCTTGCAAGATGTATAAAGAGTATGGATATCTCCATATTGCTGCAGAGTcgaagaaaaaaaatgattacATTAGGTACTAGTTCATGTGAGACAGATAGCTCATGTAAATAACATACATGAACCACAAACATGGGCAATAAATGATGTAAAACACGCACCTCAAATAAGGCTCTTAACTCAGAATCTTCAACATTGCTATCTAGATTTCTCACAAAAAGAGTTCGAGAAGGGTGTTCACCGTGAGGGTGTTGTCCAGCTTTTGAACCATTGCTGAGCCCTGGCTGACCATTAGAAAATGCTCCTGGAAATTCAATATCATTCTGTGTTGCAGGTCTATCATCTCCCAAATCCAATCCACCAACACTGTTGAAAAAGTCCAACTCCTCCATATCATCTTTGCTATTGGATTGGTTGATATTGTCCAGCTTATCAGTTATTCCCCTAAACAAGTCATCATCACTAGGAAGAAGGTTTCCAATGGTTTGGGCCTCAATTTCTTCAAGGGATTCAAAAGGTTCACCATCCTCAAAGTGGGAGGCAATAGTACCAACAGAATGGACATGTGGTATATTGCTTGAGGATAATCTCACTGTACCAAAATCATAATGCTTATAGTTAGATAAGAAACAATAACCTAGAGGAAACATAGAAGCCAAATCTAGGTATTGGAGGGGGGTTACATCTGGGACATAATTGAATGTGAAGCATGTGTAGATTTTTGCATGAAGGAACATTAGCAAGGGGAAAGAAACGTACCCTGTCTACTAAATAAATCTGATAATGAGCTTGAGAAGAGACTATTCTCATACTGAGTTGCTATCATGTCAACTTTGCCACCTTCGGGGAAACAAGATGCTGACTGTCCATTAAAACTGGATCTTGTCTCATGGACCACAGGTCTCAACAAAGTTGACGACTGACTCATTGCCATCCCTGTTCCCGCTGCTTGCCTAATTAAGCTATGATTCAATTTCTGATCCCGCACTAGGAAAGAATGATGAAGTCCAAGTGACTTTGCTGTCTGACAACCCACAGCTCCAAGATTTTCCAGGGGTAACACAGCTACGGATTTCCCAGTGGCTGTTCAAGTAATTATGTCAATTGTTACTCCTCCAATGCAGCATTCCTTTATATAGCAAAATATTAATTGCATTTAATACTGAATTAAGAAAAAGAATCTCTctcttaaaatttgaaaaaaaaattgctcaAATGAAGCATGGTGTCTTTATCAGGGGAGGATCAAAGTAAGCCCAGGGGCTTATCTAAAAGCACTAAACAAATGCAAGGCACAAGAATTGCATTTCCTCATGATCTACCTTTGCCCATAATTTACACGCTTAGTCATTGAATACATGCTTCcagaaaaatcaataattatattacaTTTGATTAGATTATCAAAAGCCCTAAGCTGTAAATGTTGATCCCTATTAAAGAGCTGTTACATAATTATAGATTTATTGGGCTTCAGATAATGGCAGTTGGTAGATATATTTGATCCATATGTATATTATTAGATGTTATCTATTTTACTAAACATAATACGTGTCATCTAATAGACCTCATTAATGTCAGATTACAACACCCCATTAGCTTCCTTTTGTACATTCATGATATTTATAGATTATTTCTTGTATGAATTAGTTATAGGTGCATATCTCAGGCCAACTGAATCCTTCCAAACAATCAAAACGAATGTGAAAATCTAGGAAAGAAGGTACACCGAGTTAAAACTCTAACTGGTTGAGTATGAAAAAGTTGGTTGTAACTTCCTAAAAGTTCATAAAAAATACTGTTCAATTTGCAGTAAGAACAATTTAAAGATCGCTTatcaaaaagaaaagaccaaaacACAAGGTACACAATATCATGCATGTCCTCAGTGGAGCAAAACACTGACCATGTCCATGATGATCAGGCATGGTATCCAACTTCCCAAACCCAATGCGTCTCTGCAACGAGTAGAAAACAAAAGGAAGAACAATGATTCCAAccaacaaaaggaaaaaaaaaaaaaaggtttttaaTGGTGCATTATGGCTAAAATGATGGGTGAGTGTGTatacatacacatatatatacatattactAGTAATTGCATACCTCACTAGCCAAAGATGCATCCTCAGAGAAGAACGATAATGAGGACAAACCTGGTGAACTCTTTGCTTCAGATGGCATGATGATTGACATCTAAAAATCCATAAACCCCAAAACAGTAATGTCATATATGGGCGGCCTAATACTCATGCACATTATACATCTTCGTAAACACAATCCAAAATCTTTCTCCTCTCCAGCAAGGGAACTCTGCATTTCCAAAATTTGGAAGGTAATTCAACCAATAAAGAGACAACTAGACTACCCAACAAAATAATGCGTGTAGGAGATTAGAATTACAAGGCGTAATATTTCCTATTTGTCTAATAAAGATTTGCAAGTTGATTTGGACTATGATCTCAAAATGGAAGTACTGAAAGGATGAAAAAAACAATTAATGATAAGATTACAAAACAATTCCACAGCATGAGAATTAAAAGATATGTAATTCCGAATTGTTCATCAACTATCATTAATTGCATAATCAGACGGGTAATTTTGATAAAAGATCAGCAAGATCCGAAGAGCTGGAAGTAAAATTCACTTCCACCAATGAAACCAAAAAATTGCAAAATTCAACTAGTTGTAGCTAAAGCGCGTGCGCGCAATCTGCCTAGAAACATACAATTTGAATACAATTCTAAAACACAAAGAAATATATAAACTTCGACTTTCGAAGAGAACTGATCATCAGAGGATCGGAAAGACAGAACAGCGGCTTGAAGCAATAAATGTGAGAATATGTTGACAAAGCGTAACAAACAAACCTTATTAAATCCCAAAAAGAGTGCAATTCAGAGCGAGGTGAGACAAGGCGGACGTGAGCAAGGGAGCAATTTAAACAAAGTTAACACTGACCAGAGATGGAATAAATTACGCCATAAGGCAAGGAAAATTGAATACAGAAGCCATTATCCAGGCATCTGTGACTTGTAAGATCTTCCGAACCCTAACTTGGATTCTCTTTTCCCTGCATTGCACGTTAACCTCCACCTCCTTTCTcatttctccattttttttccttttttatgcCTTCATTATTGTTTATATCCTATAAATTTTCTCTCACTCCACGCCCAGCGGAGCAGTGGAAATTTCTGTCGGAATCTATGAAGTATCCGGCGAGAAACGGAACTTTCTCGCCAGAGACAGGTGAGAGAAATGGACCTGACTCTTGCTAAGACGAATAGCCGTTTGTTgcaaaggaaaaataaataaataaaacacttTGACTGGACTCCAACAAACAGAAGATCATGAGGTCGGAAAACCGTTAAACAGTTTAACGGCGTAAAGTCGTAATCCTTGTTCTGTGGTCTCAGCGAGTCTTTTTAGGCTTTGTGTCTGGAAAATACACAAGTAAATGGCATACTACTCTTTATTATTACTCCTTTCAtggtttaatatttttattaaaaaatatttttatatatgctttaacatttttttaaaattattgttaggtctttttaaaaaatttattaatttattattatttcaaaattatcaattatgtttttatattttataacatttaaataTTAGTCATTATGTCCAAAAAAGAGTGCACGTCCAATCGCTAAAGGCAGATTGGT includes:
- the LOC110621767 gene encoding protein MEI2-like 4 isoform X2 — protein: MTLLFWGLWIFRCQSSCHLKQRVHQRRIGFGKLDTMPDHHGHATGKSVAVLPLENLGAVGCQTAKSLGLHHSFLVRDQKLNHSLIRQAAGTGMAMSQSSTLLRPVVHETRSSFNGQSASCFPEGGKVDMIATQYENSLFSSSLSDLFSRQVRLSSSNIPHVHSVGTIASHFEDGEPFESLEEIEAQTIGNLLPSDDDLFRGITDKLDNINQSNSKDDMEELDFFNSVGGLDLGDDRPATQNDIEFPGAFSNGQPGLSNGSKAGQHPHGEHPSRTLFVRNLDSNVEDSELRALFEQYGDIHTLYTSCKHRGFVMISYYDIRAARIAMKALQDRTLGHRKLDIHYSIPKDNPSDKDINKGTLIAFNLDSSISNDELHQIFGVYGEIKVIRGSPHRSHYKFIEFYDLRAAEGALHALNRSNIAGKQIKLEPCYTGGSRCWLEHDKYGPHAHQSSAPNNSAEYGPVISRSMNNASTLGLPSATQAPFLESECSSVPNSLSSLLRVESAGNQTGLAEPGRMQGQLNFDFQGTQIFHPRSLPEYHNGLKSVLHCNSLGSMTTNTSQKPLERIDNRQSHKTGTDGRSIEFNDGVFGSTVNGSPSLPGHNCAWDNSYHPHSPGLIWPSSPSFVNGISMAHPRLRLHGPPGAPPPVLNSILPINNHHVGSAPTVNSSLWERRAYAAESLKTSGFHPGSLGSLRVSHNSLQSMELLSPTMFPNVAGNYVDLSNPPEHVGFQPHHQRSPVFSGRSRMIPTTNSFDSPNERGRSRRNEVSSNQADKKQYELDIDRILQGEDNRTTLMIKNIPNKYTSKMLLATIDEHHKGTYDFIYLPIDFKNKCNVGYAFINMIAPSQIIPFYQVFNGKKWEKFNSEKVASLAYARIQGKAALVAHFQNSSLMNEDKRCRPILFNTDGPNAGDQVPFPLGHNVRTRTGIPKTITHEENEQGCLLSLANREDPLNGDASSGSGKESD
- the LOC110621767 gene encoding protein MEI2-like 4 isoform X3, whose amino-acid sequence is MSIIMPSEAKSSPGLSSLSFFSEDASLASERRIGFGKLDTMPDHHGHATGKSVAVLPLENLGAVGCQTAKSLGLHHSFLVRDQKLNHSLIRQAAGTGMAMSQSSTLLRPVVHETRSSFNGQSASCFPEGGKVDMIATQYENSLFSSSLSDLFSRQVRLSSSNIPHVHSVGTIASHFEDGEPFESLEEIEAQTIGNLLPSDDDLFRGITDKLDNINQSNSKDDMEELDFFNSVGGLDLGDDRPATQNDIEFPGAFSNGQPGLSNGSKAGQHPHGEHPSRTLFVRNLDSNVEDSELRALFEQYGDIHTLYTSCKHRGFVMISYYDIRAARIAMKALQDRTLGHRKLDIHYSIPKDNPSDKDINKGTLIAFNLDSSISNDELHQIFGVYGEIKVIRGSPHRSHYKFIEFYDLRAAEGALHALNRSNIAGKQIKLEPCYTGGSRCWLEHDKYGPHAHQSSAPNNSAEYGPVISRSMNNASTLGLPSATQAPFLESECSSVPNSLSSLLRVESAGNQTGLAEPGRMQGQLNFDFQGTQIFHPRSLPEYHNGLKSVLHCNSLGSMTTNTSQKPLERIDNRQSHKTGTDGRSIEFNDGVFGSTVNGSPSLPGHNCAWDNSYHPHSPGLIWPSSPSFVNGISMAHPRLRLHGPPGAPPPVLNSILPINNHHVGSAPTVNSSLWERRAYAAESLKTSGFHPGSLGSLRVSHNSLQSMELLSPTMFPNVAGNYVDLSNPPEHVGFQPHHQRSPVFSGRSRMIPTTNSFDSPNERGRSRRNEVSSNQADKKQYELDIDRILQGEDNRTTLMIKNIPNKYTSKMLLATIDEHHKGTYDFIYLPIDFKVFNGKKWEKFNSEKVASLAYARIQGKAALVAHFQNSSLMNEDKRCRPILFNTDGPNAGDQVPFPLGHNVRTRTGIPKTITHEENEQGCLLSLANREDPLNGDASSGSGKESD
- the LOC110621767 gene encoding protein MEI2-like 4 isoform X4; translated protein: MAMSQSSTLLRPVVHETRSSFNGQSASCFPEGGKVDMIATQYENSLFSSSLSDLFSRQVRLSSSNIPHVHSVGTIASHFEDGEPFESLEEIEAQTIGNLLPSDDDLFRGITDKLDNINQSNSKDDMEELDFFNSVGGLDLGDDRPATQNDIEFPGAFSNGQPGLSNGSKAGQHPHGEHPSRTLFVRNLDSNVEDSELRALFEQYGDIHTLYTSCKHRGFVMISYYDIRAARIAMKALQDRTLGHRKLDIHYSIPKDNPSDKDINKGTLIAFNLDSSISNDELHQIFGVYGEIKVIRGSPHRSHYKFIEFYDLRAAEGALHALNRSNIAGKQIKLEPCYTGGSRCWLEHDKYGPHAHQSSAPNNSAEYGPVISRSMNNASTLGLPSATQAPFLESECSSVPNSLSSLLRVESAGNQTGLAEPGRMQGQLNFDFQGTQIFHPRSLPEYHNGLKSVLHCNSLGSMTTNTSQKPLERIDNRQSHKTGTDGRSIEFNDGVFGSTVNGSPSLPGHNCAWDNSYHPHSPGLIWPSSPSFVNGISMAHPRLRLHGPPGAPPPVLNSILPINNHHVGSAPTVNSSLWERRAYAAESLKTSGFHPGSLGSLRVSHNSLQSMELLSPTMFPNVAGNYVDLSNPPEHVGFQPHHQRSPVFSGRSRMIPTTNSFDSPNERGRSRRNEVSSNQADKKQYELDIDRILQGEDNRTTLMIKNIPNKYTSKMLLATIDEHHKGTYDFIYLPIDFKNKCNVGYAFINMIAPSQIIPFYQVFNGKKWEKFNSEKVASLAYARIQGKAALVAHFQNSSLMNEDKRCRPILFNTDGPNAGDQVPFPLGHNVRTRTGIPKTITHEENEQGCLLSLANREDPLNGDASSGSGKESD
- the LOC110621767 gene encoding protein MEI2-like 4 isoform X1 yields the protein MSIIMPSEAKSSPGLSSLSFFSEDASLASERRIGFGKLDTMPDHHGHATGKSVAVLPLENLGAVGCQTAKSLGLHHSFLVRDQKLNHSLIRQAAGTGMAMSQSSTLLRPVVHETRSSFNGQSASCFPEGGKVDMIATQYENSLFSSSLSDLFSRQVRLSSSNIPHVHSVGTIASHFEDGEPFESLEEIEAQTIGNLLPSDDDLFRGITDKLDNINQSNSKDDMEELDFFNSVGGLDLGDDRPATQNDIEFPGAFSNGQPGLSNGSKAGQHPHGEHPSRTLFVRNLDSNVEDSELRALFEQYGDIHTLYTSCKHRGFVMISYYDIRAARIAMKALQDRTLGHRKLDIHYSIPKDNPSDKDINKGTLIAFNLDSSISNDELHQIFGVYGEIKVIRGSPHRSHYKFIEFYDLRAAEGALHALNRSNIAGKQIKLEPCYTGGSRCWLEHDKYGPHAHQSSAPNNSAEYGPVISRSMNNASTLGLPSATQAPFLESECSSVPNSLSSLLRVESAGNQTGLAEPGRMQGQLNFDFQGTQIFHPRSLPEYHNGLKSVLHCNSLGSMTTNTSQKPLERIDNRQSHKTGTDGRSIEFNDGVFGSTVNGSPSLPGHNCAWDNSYHPHSPGLIWPSSPSFVNGISMAHPRLRLHGPPGAPPPVLNSILPINNHHVGSAPTVNSSLWERRAYAAESLKTSGFHPGSLGSLRVSHNSLQSMELLSPTMFPNVAGNYVDLSNPPEHVGFQPHHQRSPVFSGRSRMIPTTNSFDSPNERGRSRRNEVSSNQADKKQYELDIDRILQGEDNRTTLMIKNIPNKYTSKMLLATIDEHHKGTYDFIYLPIDFKNKCNVGYAFINMIAPSQIIPFYQVFNGKKWEKFNSEKVASLAYARIQGKAALVAHFQNSSLMNEDKRCRPILFNTDGPNAGDQVPFPLGHNVRTRTGIPKTITHEENEQGCLLSLANREDPLNGDASSGSGKESD